From a single Plutella xylostella chromosome 5, ilPluXylo3.1, whole genome shotgun sequence genomic region:
- the LOC119692385 gene encoding semaphorin-1A: protein MAVARAVLLLLASAAQAWMPDSNARIHIKFGEESSEQFVGNATATDHFRILDKDDFSIIVGGRNMVYNLSLYDLSENIDQRLEWPSTDAHRELCQLKGKSADECQNYPRVAARSNGRLLVCGTNAFKPLCRWYARHSPKHHIEEFEGSGRCPFDPQHNSTAIFADGQLYTATTADFSGTDPLIYRDPVRTERYELRLLNDPSFVGSVASTTHAYFFYRETAVEYMNCGKAVYSRVARVCLNDKGGPHTFNTYVDRWTSFLKARLNCSIPGEYPFYFDEIQATTELINGIYGSGGSRNDIIYAVFTTPQNAIGGSAVCAFAMRDLIEAFEGPFKGQESMNSNWLPLEKTPTPRPGSCVEDSRTLSDSSVNFIRTYPLMDKAVPSFLARPLLLRVSLQYRFSAIAVHPQVQSMNGERYDVIYVGTDDGRVIKAINVAANEGVFDASVDEYSRSPVRTVVISEVQVLPQGTPIKQMQVALTTEKLIVASGDIIKAISLSHCGNALSCRECVSLQDPHCAWDSKQQQCAWVGNRQFPNPERFLQNIEFGKTEICNKLPALLPGDRHSNRSPGTKKPSLSEGEDRQKNDDIQNEIVIQVVETNVLTEEKNDQHETDLLTVAAADGNIYTAQALLTAVVASCLVTLMVGFVIGYLFSRRFRHPFFTDTSPFNEQHNHLNRLSPLETPLNANSGYLPPRSKNVNMVANVCPMAKPDNLHLELGKERALDRRNSTESLDKDLKCGTLQKVKKTYI, encoded by the exons ATGGCCGTCGCTCGCGCGGTCCTCCTCTTGCTTGCGTCCGCGGCTCAGGCCTGGATGCCCGACTCCAATGCACGCATCCACATCAAATTTG GTGAAGAGTCATCGGAGCAGTTCGTCGGAAATGCGACAGCGACGGATCACTTCCGTATATTGGACAAAGATGACTTCTCAATCATCGTCGGTGGAAG AAATATGGTGTACAACCTCAGCCTCTACGACTTGTCGGAGAATATAGATCAG CGACTGGAGTGGCCATCAACAGACGCGCACCGCGAGCTGTGCCAGCTGAAGGGCAAGTCGGCGGACGAGTGCCAGAACTACCCGCGCGTGGCGGCGCGCTCCAACGGCCGCCTGCTGGTCTGCGGGACCAACGCCTTCAAGCCGCTCTGCCGCTGGTACGCGCGCCACTCGCCCAAACACCACATCGAGGAGTTCGAGGGCAGCGGCAGATGTCCCTTCGACCCGCAACACAATTCCACCGCTATATTTGCAG ATGGACAGTTATACACGGCGACCACCGCAGACTTTTCTGGGACAGATCCGCTGATATACCGCGACCCGGTGCGGACGGAGCGCTATGAGCTGCGGCTCCTGAACGACCCCTCGTTCGTGGGATCCGTCGCCTCCACCACACATGCGTACTTCTTCTACAGGGAAACTGCAGTTGAATACATGAATTGTGGCAAG GCTGTGTATTCACGAGTAGCAAGAGTTTGCCTAAACGACAAGGGTGGACCGCACACATTCAACACCTATGTTGACCGATGGACTTCATTTTTGAAAGCGCGACTGAATTGTTCCATTCCAGGAGAATACCCATTTTACTTTGATGAAATCc AGGCAACGACTGAACTTATAAACGGAATTTACGGAAGTGGCGGCAGCAGGAACGATATAATTTACGCAGTATTCACGACTCCTCAGAATGCCATCGGAGGGTCGGCTGTGTGTGCATTCGCTATGAGAGATCTAATAGAGGCTTTTGAGGGCCCCTTCAAGGGACAAGAGAGTATGAACTCAAACTGGCTTCCATTAGAAAAGACGCCCACTCCAAGGCCTGGCTCCTGCGTTGAAGACAGCAGGACGCTATCAGATTCATCTGTAAACTTTATCAGGACGTACCCTCTAATGGACAAAGCAGTGCCATCATTTTTGGCACGACCCCTCCTTTTAAGAGTGAGTCTGCAGTACCGATTTTCTGCCATCGCTGTTCACCCTCAAGTTCAATCAATGAACGGTGAAAGATACGACGTCATTTACGTAGGAACTGATGACGGAAGAGTTATCAAAGCAATCAATGTAGCTGCCAACGAAGGAGTGTTCGACGCGAGTGTGGATGAGTACAGCCGCAGCCCCGTGAGGACTGTAGTTATATCCGAGGTGCAAGTGTTGCCGCAAGGGACGCCCATCAAGCAGATGCAGGTGGCTCTCACCACGGAGAAGCTCATCGTAGCTTCCGGAGACATCATCAAGGCTATCTCACTGTCACACTGCGGGAACGCGCTGTCATGCAG AGAATGTGTTAGTTTACAAGACCCTCACTGCGCGTGGGACTCCAAGCAGCAGCAGTGTGCTTGGGTAGGAAATAGGCAATTTCCGAATCCAGAGAGATTCCTACAAAATATAGAGTTTGGAAAGACTGAAATATGTAATAAGCTGCCAGCCCTCTTGCCTGGTGATCGTCATAGTAATAGAAGTCCGGGTACGAAAAAACCCTCCTTATCTGAGGGCGAAGACCGTCAGAAAAACGACGATATACAAAATGAAATTGTGATACAAGTCGTCGAGACGAATGTTTTGACTGAAGAGAAGAATGATCAACATGAAACAG ATCTTCTAACAGTGGCAGCAGCTGACGGCAACATCTACACGGCGCAGGCTCTGCTCACAGCCGTGGTGGCCTCCTGCCTCGTCACGCTGATGGTGGGCTTCGTCATCGGGTACCTCTTCTCGAGGCGATTTCGACACCCATTTTTTACCGATACCTCACCCTTCAATGAACAACACAATCATCTAAATAG ACTGAGTCCGCTGGAGACGCCTCTGAACGCCAACTCGGGCTACCTGCCGCCGCGGTCCAAGAACGTGAACATGGTGGCCAACGTGTGCCCCATGGCCAAGCCCGACAACCTGCACCTCGAGCTCGGCAAGGAGCGCGCGCTCGACCGACGCAACTCCACCGAATCCCTAGACAAGGACCTCAAATGCGGCACCTTGCAAAAAGTGAAAAAGACTTACATTTGA
- the LOC119692386 gene encoding protein ALP1-like, producing the protein MDTFDKEFIMEMFLDESVSSMNRLIVATTDIIKENNDNAILAEEIWTKEDDSEDVELSESNHISRKRVRGFYENTVLQYSDKAYEFIFKMKRTTCQELIKFLKDYVKGGMIVPLEKKVHVFLWVLTSDTSFQEVGKIFGLNKSTVSYIFYEIAQILTENRYHYISWPSIEEQHLTRVRVNSRVRFPNCVGFLDAVRLPVGPRPAPSVPRAAPAPRAARPRHVLLQAVCDDDLMFTDIHVGAVGRTKKHKVFKESPLYHELSNFIEFENHLLADASYKLRVNLITPFTSEEVLTDEEMKFNEAHWRARGYIGRAFELLQERFRKLRRLEAGGRLALVLGAAAVLHNLVLLHEGAPDVKQEPPGAHDAVAIDTDIVRTAAEKRQFLCNYINFIDDDSI; encoded by the exons ATGGACACTTTTGATAAAGAGTTTATAATGGAAATGTTCCTTGATGAAAGTGTATCTTCCATGAATAGACTTATTGTTGCAACTACAGatattataaaagaaaataatgataatgcTATATTAGCTGAAGAAATATGGACTAAAGAAGATGATTCTGAGGATGTAGAACTTAGTGAGAGTAATCATATAAGTAGAAAAAGAGTTAGAGGCTTCTATGAAAACACTGTTCTGCAGTATAGTGACAAAGCATATGAATTTATATTCAAGATGAAAAGAACCACATGTCAG GAGCTCATAAAATTTCTGAAAGACTACGTAAAAGGTGGTATGATAGTGCCTTTAGAAAAGAAGGTGCATGTGTTCCTTTGGGTTCTCACAAGTGACACTTCATTCCAAGAGGTAGGCAAAATATTTGGGCTTAATAAATCGACTGTTAGTTACATTTTCTACGAAATTGCGCAAATACTGACGGAGAATCGTTACCACTACATAAGTTGGCCTTCGATTGAGGAGCAGCACCTGACGCGGGTGCGTGTGAACAGCCGCGTGAGGTTCCCCAACTGCGTGGGGTTCCTGGACGCAGTGCGGCTGCCGGTgggcccgcgccccgcccccagcgtcccccgcgccgcccccgcgccccgcgccgcccgcccccgccacgTGCTGCTGCAGGCCGTGTGCGACGACGACCTCATGTTCACGGACATCCACGTGGGCGCCGTGGGCCGCACCAAGAAGCACAAGGTGTTCAAGGAGAGCCCGCTTTACCACGAGCTGTCCAACTTCATCGAGTTCGAGAACCACCTGCTGGCGGACGCGAGCTACAAGCTGCGGGTGAACCTGATCACGCCGTTCACGAGTGAAGAGGTGCTGACGGACGAGGAGATGAAGTTCAACGAGGCGCACTGGCGCGCGCGCGGGTACATCGGGCGGGCTTTCGAGTTGCTGCAGGAGCGGTTCCGCAAGCTGCGGCGGCTGGAGGCGGGCGGGCGGCTGGCGCTGGTGCTGGGCGCCGCGGCCGTGCTGCACAACCTGGTGCTGCTGCACGAGGGCGCGCCCGACGTCAAGCAGGAGCCGCCGGGCGCGCACGACGCCGTCGCCATCGACACCGACATCGTGCGCACCGCCGCCGAGAAACGACAGTTCCTGTGCAACTACATCAACTTCATCGATGATGATAGCATTTAG
- the LOC119692387 gene encoding UPF0585 protein CG18661, which produces MLFFISKATFSTQILRVLSRPMSKSQDAGTNYDGHSNVSGEKLVYPAASRNKEPILQVLKRFLINDGDEANEKPLLVEIASGSGQHLFHFAPCFPEITFQPTEYDESLLGSITYYAENCPTKNILKPLHVDISNKLSKYGFKENSIDYIYNANMIHISPYECTIGLFENAGIYLKPDALMITYGPYGKDGIITPESNIEFNASLKARDPRWGIRDINDLVQLGEQNNLSLMDTVEMPANNKTLIWKKN; this is translated from the exons atgttatttttcatttcGAAAGCTACTTTTTCCACACAAATCCTACGCGTTCTCTCTAGGCCTATGTCGAAATCCCAGGACGCAGGCACCAATTACGACGGCCATTCCAA TGTGAGTGGTGAGAAACTGGTTTATCCTGCTGCCTCTAGAAACAAGGAGCCAATACTGCAAGTATTGAAAAGGTTTCTAATTAATGATGGAGATGAAGCTAATGAGAAGCCATTATTGGTTGAGATAGCTTCAGGTTCTGGACAACATCTGTTCCATTTTGCTCCATGCTTCCCAGAAATTACCTTCCAACCAACGGAATATGACGAATCCTTGCTTGGAAGCATAACATACTATGCAGAGAACTGTCCAACTAAGAATATATTGAAACCATTGCATGTGGACATCTCCAATAAACTATCTAAGTATGGGTTCAAAGAAAACAGTATTGATTACATTTACAATGCTAACATGATACACATTAGTCCATATGAATGTACCATTGGCCTGTTTGAAAATGCTGGCATATACTTGAAGCCTGATGCTCTAATGATCACTTATGGGCCTTATGGTAAGGATGGGATTATAACACCTGAGAGTAATATTGAATTCAATGCTTCACTGAAGGCTAGAGACCCGCGGTGGGGCATACGGGATATAAATGACCTGGTGCAGCTAGGTGAGCAGAATAACCTGTCTCTTATGGACACAGTTGAAATGCCAGCCAATAACAAGACATTGATATGGAAAAAGAATTAA